In Solidesulfovibrio carbinoliphilus subsp. oakridgensis, the sequence CTCGCCGGCATGCGCCGCCGCCTCGTGCGGTAAGTTGGGGCTCCGCCCCAAACCCCGCCAGGGCGCCGCCCTGGACCTGCCGGGGGGATGATCCCCCCGGCCCCCTGCAAAGGGGAGACTGAATAAACGTGGTGCAGCGTCGGCGGCGTGACCGTCGTCAATGGCAAAGGCCAAGAGAGGTGTGGGGGGGCTGCGGCCGCCTGCAGGCCGCAGGGGAAAGCTATTCCGGCAGGAGCCGGACAAAGCCGAAGGACCGGCCCGAAACGTCGAGACAGGGCGTGTCGCCCGGGGCCTGGGCGGCGGACTGGCCCGGGAAGGCGTCGGCGAAGAGTTCGCCCGCAAGGCCCGATTCCGGGTAGGCGAAGAGCACCCGGCCATCCGGGGAAACGACGGCGAAGGCCCGGCCCAGGGCCCGGGCCACGGCGTCCAGGAGCGGGCGCGGCAGGGCCGCCGGATCGACCGGGCAGGGGCGTTCGCGGTGGCGCCGGGTGATGGCCATTTCCAGATTGGCCTTGAGGTCCAGGAGCTTGACCGGCTTCTGGATGTAGCCGGCGGCGCCCGTGGCGGCCACCCGGTCCATGATCTCGCGGTCAACCGCCGCGGTCAGAAAAATCACCGGCACGCCGAGCCCTTCGATGATGACCCGGGCCGCGGCCACCCCGTCCATGGCTCCGGCCAGGTTGATGTCCATGAGCACCACGTCCGGCAGGAGGACCGCAGCCTCGGACACGGCTTCCTCGCCGGTCTCGATCTCGGCGCACACACTGTAGCCGAGCCGGTCCAGGATCTTGGCGGCCACCCGGGCCGACAGCGGGTCGTCCTCGACGATGAGCACCCGGCGGCGGGCGGTGGCCTCCAGGCGTCCTTCCACGATCTCCATGGCGGCTCAGCCCCTGTCCGCGAGGGTGATCTTTTTGTGGGCGTCCTGGATCT encodes:
- a CDS encoding response regulator; amino-acid sequence: MEIVEGRLEATARRRVLIVEDDPLSARVAAKILDRLGYSVCAEIETGEEAVSEAAVLLPDVVLMDINLAGAMDGVAAARVIIEGLGVPVIFLTAAVDREIMDRVAATGAAGYIQKPVKLLDLKANLEMAITRRHRERPCPVDPAALPRPLLDAVARALGRAFAVVSPDGRVLFAYPESGLAGELFADAFPGQSAAQAPGDTPCLDVSGRSFGFVRLLPE